In Cyclobacteriaceae bacterium, the DNA window TGTAAGTGTGATGGCTCCGAATCCGTATTCAGTCATTTTTATAAGAGCTTCATTGAGACCAGTATTAATGTTAACAACCGGGTTCACATCGCTGATCACATCGCGGACACGCATTGTCACCAAACGAGTATGTTCAATAAATTGATCAGTACCCAATGTGGTGAGATTATTATCAGTAAGACCCTTCATGATCTTCCAAGGCACCGTGATGGTATGAACACCTGTGCTGATCGCATTACGAAGATGTTCAGCATTACGTACCGAAGAGAACATGATCTTGGAATTGTATCCGTAGTGATCCACTGCAAACACGCATTGTGACACAAGGTCGAGAGCATCATGGCCCTGATCCTGTAATCTTCCTACCAGAGGACATACATAACTTGCACCGGCCTTCATTGCCATGTATGCCTGCTGAAGGGTATACACTAAGTGAACGTTGACCAGCAAATCCTGATCGCGAAGCATTTTACAAGCACGAACGCCTTCCAAAGAAACAGGTATTTTGAAAACAGTTTTCTTGGGATCAAGTCCCAGTTTCAGTTGGCGATGAGCTTCCTTAACCACTTCCTCAGCCGTATTTCCCAAAGCTTCGATCTGAAGCACCGGAACCATTTTGCTTAGCTTGACGATCAAAGAATCCACGTCGGTAACGCCGCCGCGGTGCATGAAAGTTGGAGTGGTGGTGAGACCATCCAGAAAACCAAGCTTGAACGCTGCTTCTATTTCTTTAAGATCTGCTGAATCGAGGTATAATTCCATGATATAGAGTTAGTTATTTATTCTAATTGTTTAGGCAAGAACAACTTCCTTGTTCCTGTATTTTACTTCCACTGCGTGAAGGTCGATAATTGGTTTCAAAAATTCTTCAAGGTCGTAAACACAAAGTTGGCTCGCCGCATCACACAATGCTTTGGCTGGCTCCGGGTGGGTCTCAATAAACACACCATCCACTCCTGCTGCTACCCCTGCACGTGAGAGCACGGGAAGGAATTCACGCGCACCACCTGTGGCGTCAGCACTTGGAATACCATATTTACGAATGCTGTGCGTAATATCAAATACGACAGGATATCCGATGTTATTTAAATGATAAAAACTGCGGGGATCCACAATCAGATCATTGTAGCCAAAAGTGTATCCACGCTCCGTAAGAATGACGTTGTCATTGCCAGCTTCTTCACATTTCTTAACCGGGTGCTTCATGTTATCCGGTGCAAGGAACTGACCGTGCTTAAGATTCACTACGCGCCCCGTCTTAGCGGCAGCCACTACTAATGTTGTCTGCATGCAAAGGTATGCAGGGATCTGAAGGACGTCTACTACTTCACCAGCAGCTTTCGCCTGATCAGGGTAATGAATATCTGTTAACAAAGGGAATCCGAATTGCTCCTTGATCTTGGCAAGCATCTTAATGCCTTTGTCAAGACCAGGACCATCATAATATTTTGCAGAACTGCGATTGTCTTTCTGGAAAGATGACTTGTAAATGATTGGAATGTTCATTCTTGCAGAAACTTCTTTGAGCTTCTCTGCAGTCTTCATCATAATCATTTCATCTTCAATCACGCAAGGTCCTGAGATCAGGAACAGATCTTTCGTACCGCATGAAATATTTCCAACCTTCACTATTTTCTTGTTCATATTTTAAATTTAAAGTCTCCTGAATAAATCTTTTATCGTATCAAGTGTAACCTTGCTTTTCCAATCTATTCCAATCGCATGATTCCACATATGCTCAAGCTTTATGGAAACATTTGCCATTGCAGTGATTGTCTCTTCACTCCAGTTCTTTGCTAATCCTGTCGGCAACGTGATCTTATGCTTGCGGATC includes these proteins:
- the kdsA gene encoding 3-deoxy-8-phosphooctulonate synthase, whose amino-acid sequence is MNKKIVKVGNISCGTKDLFLISGPCVIEDEMIMMKTAEKLKEVSARMNIPIIYKSSFQKDNRSSAKYYDGPGLDKGIKMLAKIKEQFGFPLLTDIHYPDQAKAAGEVVDVLQIPAYLCMQTTLVVAAAKTGRVVNLKHGQFLAPDNMKHPVKKCEEAGNDNVILTERGYTFGYNDLIVDPRSFYHLNNIGYPVVFDITHSIRKYGIPSADATGGAREFLPVLSRAGVAAGVDGVFIETHPEPAKALCDAASQLCVYDLEEFLKPIIDLHAVEVKYRNKEVVLA
- a CDS encoding CBS domain-containing protein; the encoded protein is MELYLDSADLKEIEAAFKLGFLDGLTTTPTFMHRGGVTDVDSLIVKLSKMVPVLQIEALGNTAEEVVKEAHRQLKLGLDPKKTVFKIPVSLEGVRACKMLRDQDLLVNVHLVYTLQQAYMAMKAGASYVCPLVGRLQDQGHDALDLVSQCVFAVDHYGYNSKIMFSSVRNAEHLRNAISTGVHTITVPWKIMKGLTDNNLTTLGTDQFIEHTRLVTMRVRDVISDVNPVVNINTGLNEALIKMTEYGFGAITLTDNDGNVKGIFTDGDMRRALQKDGTEVLKKRMSDFTYGTPFSVNQDDALTVANDIFKQKHVDTILVVDGTKPVGMIDIQDLAQ